A genomic stretch from Candidatus Cloacimonas sp. includes:
- a CDS encoding MBOAT family protein translates to MPPVIQNIINSFAYDPQQPLLFHSTFFLFFFIVVLLFYPLVVNKVKVRTWYLMLVSLYFYYKTSGSFLILLLVTSLINYGLGALIYNAKSKAMKRFYIWISVFWNLGTLGYFKYTNFLITTINQIFGGQLPLYDIILPVGISFFTFQTWSYTLDIYFGKLEPLKSFVDFTFFVSFFPQLVAGPIVRASYFIPQIHKKLSLDKDTIAKALVLIFSGLLKKAVIADYLSINFVDRIFENPALFSGVENLLGVYAYALQIYCDFSGYSDIAIGLAALMGFSLPVNFLTPYRATSVTDFWRRWHISLSSWLRDYLYIPLGGNRKGKPRQYLNLMITMLLGGLWHGASWNFVVWGGIHGIALVLDKMILKLKIMQTKVMKYVGVIVTFHFVCFGWIFFRSPDFSVAWLILKRIFTDFHGNIFFQWISQYHICAVLILLGYIFHWMPEGYNNYLERFFRKCPLVLQSLLLAFLIWVLFQFRSAAIQPFIYFQF, encoded by the coding sequence ATGCCTCCCGTAATTCAAAATATTATTAATAGTTTTGCCTACGATCCACAACAGCCATTACTGTTTCATAGCACTTTCTTTCTATTTTTCTTCATAGTTGTTTTACTATTTTATCCTCTGGTAGTGAATAAAGTAAAAGTCCGCACTTGGTATCTGATGCTTGTCTCTTTGTATTTTTATTACAAAACCAGCGGTAGTTTCTTAATTTTATTGTTAGTTACTTCTCTAATTAACTATGGTTTGGGCGCTCTCATCTACAATGCCAAGAGTAAGGCAATGAAGCGTTTTTATATCTGGATTAGTGTTTTTTGGAATTTGGGAACTTTGGGCTATTTTAAATATACCAATTTTCTCATCACAACCATCAATCAGATTTTCGGAGGCCAATTACCTCTATATGACATTATTTTACCCGTAGGAATTTCCTTTTTCACTTTTCAAACCTGGAGTTATACTCTGGATATTTATTTCGGAAAGCTGGAACCGCTTAAGAGTTTCGTGGATTTCACTTTTTTCGTGTCTTTCTTTCCGCAACTGGTGGCAGGACCAATTGTCCGAGCAAGCTATTTTATTCCCCAAATTCATAAGAAGCTAAGTTTAGACAAGGATACAATAGCCAAAGCGCTGGTGTTAATATTTTCCGGTTTACTCAAAAAAGCCGTGATTGCGGATTATCTATCCATCAACTTTGTAGATCGCATTTTTGAAAATCCAGCTCTTTTTTCCGGTGTAGAGAATCTTTTGGGCGTTTATGCCTATGCTTTACAAATTTACTGTGATTTTAGTGGGTATTCAGATATCGCGATTGGGTTAGCTGCCTTAATGGGTTTTTCTTTGCCAGTAAACTTTTTAACACCCTATCGAGCAACTTCGGTAACCGATTTTTGGCGGCGTTGGCATATTTCACTTTCCTCCTGGCTAAGAGATTATCTTTATATACCTTTGGGGGGAAACAGAAAAGGCAAACCCAGACAGTATTTAAATCTTATGATTACTATGCTTTTAGGTGGTTTGTGGCATGGGGCATCCTGGAATTTTGTCGTTTGGGGTGGAATCCATGGCATCGCTTTGGTTCTGGATAAAATGATTCTAAAGTTAAAAATTATGCAAACCAAAGTGATGAAATATGTGGGCGTGATAGTAACTTTCCATTTTGTTTGTTTTGGCTGGATATTCTTCCGTTCTCCCGATTTTTCCGTCGCTTGGTTAATTTTGAAACGCATTTTTACTGATTTTCACGGAAATATATTCTTCCAATGGATCAGTCAATATCATATATGTGCTGTTTTAATTTTGCTTGGGTATATATTTCACTGGATGCCAGAAGGATACAACAATTATCTGGAAAGATTCTTCCGGAAATGCCCGTTGGTTCTACAATCACTATTGTTAGCATTTCTTATCTGGGTTCTCTTTCAGTTTCGTTCGGCGGCTATCCAACCTTTCATTTATTTTCAATTTTAA
- a CDS encoding response regulator: MKMQVLIIEDNPENMYLMRYLLENQGYEVEGVTSGPEGIEILERIKPDAILLDIQLPGMDGYEVARELRKNPEINSIPIIAVTSYAMVGDKEQALAAGADAYIEKPINPDTFVAEIEKYLIKI; encoded by the coding sequence ATGAAAATGCAGGTTTTAATCATTGAAGATAATCCGGAAAATATGTATCTTATGCGCTATTTACTGGAAAATCAGGGTTATGAAGTAGAGGGCGTGACTTCAGGACCCGAAGGCATCGAAATATTAGAGAGAATAAAGCCGGATGCAATTTTGCTTGATATTCAGCTACCCGGTATGGATGGTTATGAAGTTGCTCGGGAATTGAGAAAAAATCCTGAAATCAATTCCATTCCCATTATAGCGGTAACTTCTTACGCGATGGTTGGTGATAAAGAACAAGCTCTGGCAGCTGGAGCTGATGCATACATAGAAAAACCAATCAATCCAGACACTTTTGTAGCTGAAATTGAAAAATATCTGATAAAAATTTAG
- a CDS encoding response regulator, with product MKILIVDDRIDNNYMLKSLFSGKGHEVLEAMNGKEALNILQSEIVDVIFSDILMPVMDGFTLCREVRKSEKHKYIPFVFYTATYTGAKDEELATKVGANAFLVKPADPRVIMETLENVIKDNSAERKEILGSEENEQEVQKLYSERLVRKLEQKMLETEQETIARKQAMKALQRNERLLKATQRVANMGGWEWDVARKKMYWTDQVFLIHDLDLALHKDIDDRTMFDLCMQCYTDTDKKKIKCSFVNCYLNAIPYAIEGWITTKKGNRKYICTAGTPVTKNGKVTNVYGYFQDQTERKSIEIEENNLKEQLTQAQKLITIGQLAGGVAHDFNNILTVILGNAENALYQVIADCPVKSDLDEIMKAGQRASTVTRQLLAFSRKQIVQPESLLLNQILDDMSKMIRRLIGENIEVVIDCDKDLGYVKSDVGQMEQVILNLVINASDAMPEGGTLTISLKNYTTDSSFLKQYPNIRPGRYVLLTVSDTGIGMDEETLSHIFEPFFTTKGNHKGTGLGLVTVYRIIQSTSGYVKVSSVPGKGTSFKILYPVTEESPEVAIPEIPKLKIVGHLEAVIVVEDDESIRNLTAKTVTKLGYKVLTCVSGDDALIKLEKNGLKPDLIISNVIMPGINGIAFAAEVKKMLPGTKIILMSGYSDNFLHQYGDITPDIYFLAKPFTRSELETAIHKQLSVEAME from the coding sequence ATGAAAATTTTAATCGTAGATGACCGCATTGACAATAATTATATGTTGAAATCGCTGTTTTCAGGTAAAGGACATGAAGTTTTAGAAGCTATGAACGGTAAAGAGGCACTAAATATTTTACAAAGCGAGATAGTGGATGTAATTTTTAGCGACATTTTGATGCCTGTAATGGATGGATTTACTTTATGCCGAGAAGTAAGGAAGTCCGAAAAACATAAGTATATTCCTTTTGTTTTTTATACTGCTACCTATACCGGAGCTAAAGATGAAGAACTTGCCACGAAAGTTGGCGCCAATGCTTTTTTAGTAAAACCGGCAGATCCGAGGGTTATAATGGAAACATTAGAAAATGTAATCAAAGATAACTCTGCGGAAAGAAAGGAGATACTCGGTTCAGAGGAAAATGAACAAGAAGTGCAAAAATTATACAGTGAGCGTTTAGTGCGGAAACTGGAACAGAAAATGTTGGAAACTGAGCAGGAGACCATAGCTCGCAAGCAGGCGATGAAAGCATTGCAACGCAATGAAAGATTATTGAAAGCAACGCAACGAGTGGCAAATATGGGTGGCTGGGAATGGGATGTAGCTCGCAAAAAAATGTATTGGACCGATCAAGTTTTTCTCATTCACGATCTGGATTTGGCATTACACAAAGACATAGACGATCGCACAATGTTTGATCTCTGTATGCAATGTTACACCGATACAGACAAGAAAAAAATCAAGTGTTCATTCGTTAATTGTTACCTAAATGCCATCCCTTACGCCATCGAGGGTTGGATAACAACTAAAAAAGGCAACAGAAAATATATTTGCACGGCAGGAACTCCCGTCACTAAAAATGGTAAAGTCACCAATGTGTATGGCTATTTTCAAGACCAAACAGAAAGAAAAAGTATCGAAATTGAAGAAAATAACTTGAAAGAACAGCTTACGCAAGCGCAAAAACTGATTACCATCGGACAGCTGGCTGGAGGTGTTGCTCACGATTTTAACAATATCTTAACCGTCATTTTAGGCAATGCGGAAAATGCTCTTTATCAAGTAATAGCAGATTGCCCCGTCAAAAGTGATTTGGACGAAATTATGAAGGCCGGTCAGAGAGCTTCCACCGTTACAAGACAGCTTTTAGCATTCAGTCGCAAACAGATTGTGCAGCCGGAATCTTTATTATTGAATCAAATTTTGGATGATATGTCCAAAATGATCAGACGCCTAATTGGGGAAAATATTGAAGTTGTAATAGATTGCGATAAAGACCTTGGTTATGTAAAATCGGATGTAGGACAGATGGAACAGGTTATCTTAAATTTGGTTATCAACGCCAGTGATGCTATGCCTGAGGGAGGGACTTTAACTATTTCGCTGAAGAATTATACCACCGATTCCAGCTTTCTGAAACAATATCCTAACATTCGTCCTGGCAGATATGTTTTATTAACTGTTTCCGATACGGGAATAGGTATGGATGAAGAAACCCTCAGCCATATTTTTGAACCTTTTTTCACAACCAAAGGTAACCACAAAGGAACCGGTCTTGGGTTGGTTACGGTTTATAGAATTATTCAAAGTACCAGCGGATATGTGAAAGTGAGTTCTGTTCCAGGGAAAGGAACTTCTTTTAAAATTCTCTATCCGGTAACGGAAGAATCACCGGAAGTAGCTATTCCCGAAATACCAAAACTTAAAATTGTCGGTCATTTGGAGGCGGTTATAGTTGTGGAAGATGATGAGTCAATTAGAAATCTGACCGCCAAAACAGTTACCAAACTTGGCTACAAAGTGCTTACTTGTGTAAGTGGAGACGATGCACTCATTAAATTAGAAAAAAATGGATTAAAGCCCGATTTGATCATTTCCAATGTTATTATGCCCGGCATCAATGGCATCGCTTTTGCCGCGGAAGTAAAAAAAATGCTGCCCGGCACCAAAATTATCCTTATGTCCGGTTATTCAGATAATTTTTTGCATCAATACGGAGATATTACTCCGGATATTTATTTTTTGGCAAAGCCCTTCACGCGTTCCGAATTGGAAACCGCCATTCACAAACAATTGTCGGTGGAAGCAATGGAATAG
- a CDS encoding GDSL-type esterase/lipase family protein yields the protein MAHRYYIAVCILVLTFILLLSSSNAEDKDTLANGEELFTEEEYPSDMDTLEEFIQSYYLLLESNEYLNQFKFLNLDKNHFSGDKKALKGLYEKLLELRSGLRDKVTIYQIGDSHIQSGYFSGTARTSLQKYFGNAGRGLIFPLRLAGTNQPDDYKITASGSFNRNIAEHGLSGFALNIKEGSSLEIATNNFFGGDNRFSKLSMLTSLPGLRPVVESPVGETQELCFKTGNYYYSSVSCEKPVSSLKISLAGESSILYGLCLENEKPGLLYHSSGINGAGFYTLQGQSALFEQIGFLKPDLIVISLGTNDAQGNFRNDVFTQNLTAFMHNLRQYNPETPVLFTLPPDSNKWGKHNADLDKVENIIINYAKNNQCAWWDLSAVMGGNNSVQQWRTNQMSAKDLLHYTPKGYMLHGYLFYQALIKSYKGLSEKAGQKQ from the coding sequence TTGGCACACCGTTATTATATCGCTGTTTGCATTTTAGTTCTTACTTTTATTTTATTGCTTTCAAGTAGCAATGCAGAAGATAAAGACACTTTGGCAAATGGCGAAGAACTTTTCACCGAAGAAGAATATCCTTCCGATATGGATACTCTTGAGGAATTCATTCAAAGCTACTACCTGCTTTTGGAAAGTAATGAATACTTAAATCAATTCAAATTCCTGAATCTGGATAAAAACCACTTTTCCGGCGATAAAAAAGCACTGAAAGGTCTTTATGAAAAATTGCTGGAATTGCGCAGCGGATTAAGAGATAAAGTAACAATCTACCAAATTGGCGATTCCCATATTCAATCCGGTTATTTTTCTGGAACGGCAAGAACCTCATTGCAAAAATATTTTGGCAATGCCGGAAGGGGTCTGATTTTCCCTCTCCGTTTGGCAGGAACAAATCAACCAGACGATTATAAAATTACAGCCAGTGGTTCTTTCAATCGCAATATTGCGGAACACGGATTAAGCGGTTTTGCGCTTAACATAAAAGAAGGCAGTTCTTTGGAAATAGCAACCAACAATTTTTTTGGAGGAGACAACAGGTTCAGCAAATTATCTATGTTGACCTCCCTGCCCGGTTTGAGACCTGTAGTGGAATCCCCGGTAGGGGAAACCCAAGAACTATGTTTTAAAACAGGTAATTATTATTACAGCAGCGTTTCCTGTGAAAAACCAGTTTCTTCTCTGAAAATTTCTTTGGCGGGGGAATCATCCATTCTGTATGGACTGTGTTTGGAAAATGAAAAACCAGGGTTACTATATCACTCTTCAGGAATCAACGGCGCCGGTTTTTACACCCTGCAGGGACAATCCGCTCTGTTTGAACAGATTGGTTTTTTAAAACCCGATTTAATTGTCATCTCCTTAGGGACAAACGATGCCCAGGGAAATTTTAGAAATGATGTTTTCACCCAAAATCTTACGGCTTTTATGCATAATTTAAGACAGTATAATCCTGAAACACCTGTTCTTTTTACTCTGCCGCCTGATTCTAACAAGTGGGGTAAACATAATGCTGATCTGGATAAAGTGGAAAACATCATTATTAACTATGCCAAAAATAATCAATGCGCTTGGTGGGATTTGAGTGCCGTAATGGGAGGAAATAACAGTGTTCAACAATGGAGAACTAATCAAATGTCTGCCAAGGACTTGCTTCATTACACTCCCAAAGGATATATGCTGCATGGCTACCTCTTTTATCAAGCACTAATAAAAAGTTACAAAGGTCTCAGTGAAAAAGCAGGACAAAAGCAATGA
- the manA gene encoding mannose-6-phosphate isomerase, class I, which translates to MPYLIKPSLKTYSWGDIKYIQDLISEPGIIGKPLAEAWFGAHPQSPSFAITDQGNIPLDMLLRDNKETMLGNAISDNLPFLFKVLAAAEPLSLQTHPDEKTAENGFRKEENAGIPLSDPQRIFKDPHPKPELICALTPFIAMCGFRPYQEIIRNFTVLKLNAVWQSYSSFEKKPSQKNLKLLFSQIMDSNSAQLTQFFAAMEECKESISPKLKFTCQICKHLNEFYPNDSGVISPLLLNTFTLQPGQAIFLETGILHSYIQGAGIEIMTNSDNVIRGGLTPKHIDRDILFSITRFEPYLPRVLHPHLKMNELIFYPNPTEDFRLARLLLDGNYILDSQYKPLLVFCFRGSLNTESGFTLNKGQAMFVPYGEKTIRMSGTADLYIATVG; encoded by the coding sequence ATGCCTTATCTAATTAAACCCTCGTTAAAGACATATTCCTGGGGTGATATAAAATACATCCAAGACCTGATTAGTGAACCCGGAATAATTGGTAAACCATTGGCAGAAGCATGGTTTGGCGCTCATCCTCAATCACCCTCTTTTGCCATAACCGATCAAGGTAACATACCTTTGGATATGTTATTGCGAGATAATAAAGAAACTATGCTGGGAAATGCCATCAGTGATAATTTGCCTTTCTTATTCAAGGTCTTGGCAGCGGCTGAACCACTTTCTCTGCAAACCCATCCAGATGAAAAAACAGCTGAAAATGGTTTCCGCAAAGAAGAAAATGCAGGAATTCCTTTATCTGATCCCCAACGCATTTTTAAAGACCCCCACCCTAAACCGGAACTTATTTGTGCGCTTACTCCTTTTATTGCAATGTGTGGATTCAGACCTTATCAGGAAATCATTCGCAATTTTACAGTGCTAAAACTAAACGCTGTTTGGCAATCATATAGCTCTTTCGAGAAAAAACCTTCTCAAAAAAATCTGAAGCTTTTATTCAGTCAAATTATGGATAGCAATTCAGCACAGTTAACTCAATTTTTTGCTGCTATGGAAGAATGTAAAGAGTCAATCAGCCCCAAACTTAAGTTTACTTGCCAGATTTGTAAACATTTAAACGAATTTTACCCAAACGACAGCGGTGTTATTAGTCCGCTTTTGTTAAATACTTTTACTCTCCAACCGGGTCAGGCGATTTTTCTGGAAACGGGAATTTTACATTCTTACATTCAAGGTGCAGGAATAGAAATTATGACCAATTCTGATAATGTCATTAGGGGAGGGCTTACTCCCAAACATATAGATAGGGATATCCTTTTTTCCATCACTCGTTTTGAACCCTATCTACCACGGGTTTTACACCCTCACTTGAAAATGAATGAACTCATTTTTTATCCTAATCCTACGGAAGATTTTCGCCTTGCGCGCCTTTTACTGGATGGCAATTATATTTTGGACAGCCAGTATAAACCCTTGCTGGTTTTTTGTTTTAGGGGCTCTCTGAATACGGAAAGCGGCTTTACTTTAAATAAAGGACAAGCAATGTTTGTCCCCTATGGAGAAAAAACAATCCGTATGTCCGGAACCGCAGATCTTTATATAGCTACCGTCGGTTAA
- a CDS encoding ATP-binding protein: MGISPNEPKMFIDSEGKAAGIFIDILEDIAAKEGWKLEYYEGSFDAIFYRTVNGDIDLMPDVAITPEREKVLDFHKEPVLSSWSEIYARKGMEINSVLDLNNHSIAVLEKSVQQRTIESWIKGFDLTTKLVKVHSFDAAFQTVAEGKADCAVSNYLFGRRHFKQYGLENTGIVFEPSTLFFATAKGRNSDLLAAIDKHLKTMKHLPKSTYYTSLQRWISHEEGFKFPPWLKITVSVIILALILTTIYGIILKHQVNIRTKELRESNLEMEKRIIERTAELEKAMVKAQEADMLKSAFLATMSHELRTPLNSIIGFTGILLQELPGPLNEEQHKQLNIVQNSAHHLLDLINDILDLSKIEAGQLELHYESFWLNESIEKTLKIIMPQIEKKGLRLETDISPPILQVYSDKRRLEQVILNLLSNAIKFTEKGYIKLKTFLRNGKCVIQVQDTGIGISAENMDTLFQPFRQIDSGLTRQYEGTGLGLNICARLIDKMGGTITVDSTVGEGSSFTVTIPYLKEEMG; this comes from the coding sequence GTGGGAATTTCTCCCAATGAACCCAAGATGTTCATTGATTCAGAAGGCAAAGCTGCAGGTATTTTTATAGATATTTTGGAGGACATTGCCGCAAAAGAGGGCTGGAAGTTAGAATATTATGAGGGCAGTTTTGACGCCATATTTTATCGGACCGTAAATGGCGATATAGACCTTATGCCTGATGTTGCTATTACTCCTGAACGGGAAAAAGTATTGGACTTTCATAAAGAACCAGTGCTTTCCTCTTGGTCTGAAATTTATGCTCGCAAAGGGATGGAAATAAACTCGGTGCTTGATTTAAACAATCATTCAATTGCCGTTCTGGAAAAATCCGTTCAGCAAAGAACAATAGAGTCCTGGATAAAAGGTTTTGACCTCACTACTAAGCTGGTAAAAGTTCATAGTTTTGACGCCGCTTTTCAAACTGTAGCTGAAGGTAAAGCAGATTGTGCCGTCTCCAATTATTTATTTGGCAGAAGGCATTTCAAACAATATGGTCTGGAAAATACCGGAATCGTTTTTGAACCTTCCACTTTATTTTTTGCCACAGCCAAAGGTAGAAATAGTGATTTGCTGGCAGCGATAGACAAACATTTGAAAACAATGAAACATCTGCCCAAGTCAACATATTATACTTCTTTGCAACGCTGGATTTCTCACGAAGAGGGCTTTAAATTTCCTCCTTGGTTGAAAATTACCGTTTCCGTAATCATCTTAGCCCTAATTTTAACAACTATATATGGCATCATTTTAAAGCATCAGGTCAATATTCGCACCAAAGAATTGCGAGAAAGCAATCTGGAAATGGAAAAAAGAATTATTGAACGCACGGCAGAATTGGAAAAAGCAATGGTGAAAGCTCAAGAAGCCGATATGTTAAAATCGGCATTTCTGGCTACTATGTCACATGAATTACGCACTCCCCTAAATTCCATAATCGGATTTACGGGCATTTTACTTCAAGAACTTCCAGGACCCTTAAATGAAGAGCAACATAAACAGCTTAATATAGTTCAGAACAGTGCACATCATCTGCTGGATTTGATTAACGACATTTTAGACCTTTCCAAAATTGAAGCCGGTCAACTGGAACTGCATTATGAATCATTTTGGTTGAATGAGTCCATAGAAAAAACCCTAAAAATTATTATGCCTCAGATAGAAAAGAAAGGTCTGAGATTGGAAACTGATATATCACCCCCAATTTTACAGGTCTATAGTGATAAACGCAGGTTGGAACAAGTGATTTTGAATCTGCTAAGTAATGCGATCAAATTTACCGAAAAGGGCTATATAAAGTTAAAGACCTTTTTAAGAAATGGGAAATGTGTTATCCAAGTTCAGGATACGGGCATAGGTATTTCCGCAGAAAATATGGATACATTATTTCAACCTTTCCGTCAGATAGATTCAGGACTAACTCGTCAATATGAAGGAACCGGTTTGGGCTTGAACATTTGTGCTCGCTTAATAGACAAAATGGGAGGAACCATAACCGTGGATAGCACTGTGGGTGAAGGAAGTTCTTTTACGGTCACTATACCATATTTAAAAGAGGAGATGGGATGA
- the asnB gene encoding asparagine synthase (glutamine-hydrolyzing), with amino-acid sequence GPDDEGYLLKDKKGVRSFSGVDSTAEIKSLYPILTNDSNFWAKQGGKAQDNYAGLENIILGMGFRRLSILELKPIGHQPMFDRELGIAICFNGEIYNYLELREELKAKGYKFFSNSDTEVIIKAYHFWGENCVQHFNGMWAFSLWDENKNMLFCSRDRYGIKPFYYAVQDGILYWGSEVKQLLLTPIDKNLNQAMIWRSMKINSLLVYEDETYWQNIRCLKPGHNLIVTNGKLHITPYYDIDIANLESSRLSFNEAVEQYRSIFLDSIDLQLRSDVEIGATLSGGMDSSAIVCSVVRKKNKPIKTFSSYYAYPPELDERKWIEKIVQQTSCQSFLVCPKAEDAIEGWEKLTYYNDLPLAAGFVSQNAVLQEAHQQGIKVLLSGQGSDEISAGYRHSLYRYFADLIRSMQIGKLGKELPGYLQKDNKAFPKLGKIMLSTFLPESSLYNLEFSYYRFEPFNRAFTKETKNACGEQILKKISDIKASRLSNFLYNMIHNTSLQTLLHFEDRMAMANSVESRVPFLDYRLVDFVFSLPSRFKVNPPYTKVIHRSAMQELIPEEIYKRQDKGIFSSPFYQVWMKNELKSFINDIFNGSDFRQRGIWHLPKINDQWHKYLAGDNSQAEMLFNVVALELWFREFVDSPLGGNI; translated from the coding sequence GAGGTCCTGATGATGAGGGCTATTTGCTAAAGGATAAAAAGGGCGTAAGATCTTTTTCAGGAGTAGATTCAACCGCGGAAATAAAATCTCTATATCCTATATTGACGAATGATTCTAATTTTTGGGCAAAGCAAGGTGGGAAAGCACAGGATAATTATGCTGGCTTAGAAAATATTATATTAGGAATGGGTTTTCGGCGATTGAGCATTTTGGAATTGAAGCCAATTGGCCATCAGCCGATGTTTGATAGAGAACTGGGCATAGCAATTTGTTTTAACGGCGAAATATATAACTATTTGGAACTGCGGGAAGAACTTAAGGCAAAGGGTTATAAATTTTTCAGCAATAGTGACACGGAAGTGATTATCAAGGCATATCACTTTTGGGGTGAGAATTGTGTGCAGCATTTTAACGGAATGTGGGCATTTTCTTTATGGGACGAAAACAAAAATATGCTCTTCTGCAGTCGTGATCGTTATGGCATAAAACCCTTTTATTATGCAGTTCAGGATGGAATTTTATATTGGGGCAGTGAAGTTAAACAGCTTTTGCTAACTCCTATAGACAAAAACTTAAATCAGGCAATGATTTGGCGTAGTATGAAGATAAATTCTTTGCTTGTTTATGAAGATGAGACCTATTGGCAAAATATTCGCTGTTTGAAACCCGGGCATAATTTGATTGTAACCAATGGTAAACTTCATATAACTCCATATTACGATATAGACATAGCCAATTTGGAAAGTTCGCGGCTATCTTTTAACGAGGCAGTTGAACAATATAGAAGCATCTTTTTGGATTCCATTGATTTACAATTGCGCAGTGATGTAGAAATTGGAGCTACTCTTTCCGGAGGGATGGATTCTTCAGCTATTGTTTGTTCTGTAGTGCGTAAAAAGAATAAACCCATAAAGACATTTTCTTCCTATTATGCTTATCCTCCGGAATTGGATGAACGCAAATGGATAGAAAAAATCGTGCAACAGACCTCTTGCCAGTCATTTTTGGTTTGTCCTAAAGCGGAAGATGCCATAGAGGGTTGGGAAAAATTAACTTATTATAACGATCTCCCTTTGGCGGCTGGCTTTGTATCCCAAAATGCTGTTTTGCAAGAAGCGCATCAACAAGGAATAAAGGTTTTGCTTTCGGGACAAGGTTCCGATGAAATTTCTGCGGGATACAGACATTCTTTATATCGCTATTTTGCCGATTTGATCAGAAGTATGCAAATAGGTAAATTAGGAAAAGAACTGCCCGGATATTTGCAAAAAGACAATAAAGCATTTCCCAAACTGGGCAAAATTATGCTTTCCACTTTTCTACCAGAATCATCACTCTATAATCTGGAATTTTCTTATTACCGTTTTGAGCCCTTTAATCGTGCTTTTACTAAGGAAACAAAGAATGCGTGTGGAGAACAAATTTTAAAAAAGATAAGCGATATTAAGGCATCTCGACTTTCCAATTTTCTCTATAATATGATTCATAACACTTCTCTTCAAACATTGTTGCATTTTGAAGATCGGATGGCGATGGCGAATTCAGTGGAAAGCAGAGTTCCTTTTTTGGACTATCGTTTGGTGGATTTTGTCTTTTCTCTGCCCTCTCGTTTTAAAGTTAACCCTCCCTATACGAAAGTGATACATCGATCTGCAATGCAAGAATTGATTCCGGAAGAGATATATAAACGCCAAGATAAAGGTATTTTTTCTTCGCCCTTTTATCAGGTCTGGATGAAAAATGAACTAAAATCATTTATTAATGATATTTTTAATGGTAGTGATTTCAGGCAGCGAGGGATTTGGCATTTGCCCAAGATTAATGATCAGTGGCATAAATACTTAGCTGGAGATAACAGCCAAGCGGAAATGTTATTTAATGTTGTTGCTCTGGAATTGTGGTTCAGAGAATTTGTGGATAGCCCTTTAGGAGGAAATATATGA